From one Mytilus trossulus isolate FHL-02 chromosome 10, PNRI_Mtr1.1.1.hap1, whole genome shotgun sequence genomic stretch:
- the LOC134686077 gene encoding meiosis-specific protein MEI4-like, whose translation MATPETDETYIKTMKMAIAMACIKSKPEGLTAKEYTEQLCQNYLQKQQECQDKLKSAENEILQLRQQLVLQSTLGQNAFLPLRNTVQAEEPLCLTPPSSGTTTCTVQSTTDNGQLIQNTAFLQSILNLQSITRTPQLTSVTYTTLKNSLTMVKYCIENEANIPLSSIQKNVHVIMGVLDSEKIVDLVQVVDCIIDIVMCILNMLLFKEHESMEEAECLVTLVISFCHVKLFERIVKMTLTVIEEFSNHLRNVQQKKEDIDLLKYWNLNNVFKILENIFHKHREHSLMMSSDFMDKINERLDETLLHLTDPFPLFAHAVWKIQGILNQIVSESQP comes from the exons atggcaaCACCTGAAACtg atgaaACCTAcataaaaaccatgaaaatggcAATAGCAATGGcctgtataaaaagtaaaccagaAGGCTTGACTGCTAAAGAATACACAGAACAACTCTGTCAGAACTATTTACAGAAACAGCAAGAATGCCAGGATAAACTGAAATCAGCAGAAAATGAAATCCTTCAGCTACGGCAACAATTAGTTCTACAGTCTACACTTGGACAAAATGCATTTTTACCTTTAAGAAACACAG TACAAGCAGAAGAACCACTATGCCTGACACCACCATCATCTGGGACGACTACATGTACAGTACAATCCACAACAGACAACGGCCAACTTATTCAAAACACTGCCTTTTTACAGAGCATTTTGAACCTGCAGTCAATCACCAGGACACCTCAATTAACATCGGTTACTTATACAACACTCAAGAACAGTTTGACCATGGTTAAATACTGTATTGAAAATGAGGCTAATATTCCTCTATCGTCAATCCAGAAAAATGTGCATGTTATTATGGGAGTGTTGGACTCAGAAAAGATTGTTGACTTGGTACAAGTTGTTGACTGTATTATAGATATAGTGATGTGTATACTGAATATGCTGCTGTTTAAAGAACATGAAAGTATG gAGGAAGCAGAATGTCTAGTGACACTTGTTATATCCTTTTGTCatgtcaaattatttgaaagaaTTGTGAAAATGACATTAACAGTTATTGAAGAATTTTCAAATCACCTACGAAATGTacaacaaaagaaagaagataTTGATCTTTTGAAATACTGGAATTTAAACAACGTCTTCAAAATTctggaaaatatttttcacaagCATAGAGAACATAGTTTAATGATGTCATCAGATTTCATGGACAAGATAAATGAAAGACTTGACGAGACATTGCTTCATTTGACAGACCCTTTTCCTCTGTTTGCGCATGCTGTGTGGAAAATTCAAggaattttaaatcaaattgtttcAGAAAGTCaaccataa